A single Anopheles arabiensis isolate DONGOLA chromosome X, AaraD3, whole genome shotgun sequence DNA region contains:
- the LOC120905992 gene encoding pyrokinin-1 receptor-like produces MSTSLKNMPYELLEILTTDNESTLSDGVESLTEMYGPKRDPLYVVIPITIIYLLIFITGVVGNISTCIVIARNRSMHTATNYYLFSLAVSDFLLLVSGVPQEIYFIWSKYPYVFGETFCVLRGIAAEMSANATVLTITAFTIERYFAICHPFLSHTMSKLSRAVRFICVIWLIAIVSAIPQALQFGVTNQGGIDQCVVKRIIIQHSFELSTFLFFFAPMTMITILYALIGLKLRTSTLMQRDGTLQRRTQPSPRQSFANSQGSRRVLKMLVAVVVAFFICWAPFHAQRLVYIYGVNTNHQPSDPLILKLFIITTYISGILYYLSTCINPLLYNIMSNKFRQAFKNMLTVRSARKPPWQTSYGASPPHGSTWTG; encoded by the exons ATGAGCACTTCGTTAAAGAACATGCCATACGAGTTGCTTGAAATTTTGACAACGGACAACGAGAGCACACTTTCCGATGGAGTTGAAAGTTTGACTGAAATGTATGGGCCGAAGCGTGATCCACTATACGTGGTAATACCGATCACCATCATCTACCTACTGATTTTCATCACCGGTGTAGTCGGCAACATTAGCACATGCATCGTGATTGCGCGCAATCGCTCGATGCACACCGCCACTAACTATTATTTGTTCAGTTTGGCCGTATCGGActttctgctgctggtgtcAGGAGTGCCGCAGGAAATATACTTCATCTGGAGCAAGTACCCGTACGTGTTTGGCGAAACGTTCTGTGTGTTGCGTGGCATTGCCGCAGAAATGTCTGCTAATGCCACCGTGCTAACAATCACCGCGTTTACAATCGAGCGCTATTTTGCTATCTGTCACCCATTTCTTTCACACACCATGTCGAAGCTCAGCCGGGCGGTGCGTTTCATCTGTGTGATTTGGTTGATTGCGATCGTTTCGGCTATACCGCAAGCGTTACAGTTTGGCGTCACCAACCAAGGTGGAATCGACCAATGTGTGGTGAAACGCATCATAATTCAGCACTCTTTTGAACTCTCTAcattcttgttcttctttgcTCCGATGACGATGATCACCATACTGTATGCGTTGATTGGGTTGAAGCTGCGCACCTCCACGCTGATGCAGCGCGATGGCACTTTGCAGCGACGAACCCAGCCCAGCCCACGCCAATCGTTTGCCAATAGTCAAGGCAGTCGTCGTGTCCTGAAAATGCTCG TCGCTGTGGTtgtggctttttttatttgctgggCACCGTTCCACGCACAGCGGCTCGTTTATATTTACGGAGTTAATACGAATCATCAGCCCTCCGACCCCTTAATACTGAAACTGTTCATCATAACAACCTACATATCCGGCATTCTATACTATCTATCAACGTGTATAAACCCTCTACTGTATAACATTATGAGCAACAAATTCCGACAAGCATTCAAG AATATGCTGACTGTAAGATCTGCCAGAAAACCTCCGTGGCAGACATCCTACGGAGCCAGCCCACCCCACGGCTCAACCTGGACTGGTTGA
- the LOC120905994 gene encoding sodium channel protein Nach-like, whose translation MADEYFGVNRDPIIDSLIIDIAFYGGTCYSCEECHSSTSQNTSVNCAALQNFTEIVRRHRAPCEELVIDCHWQRVSFDCCRLFRPLDTEFGRCFSVNTANHHDLSGPPSRRLTSNRETGPGWIGFRVLEDVQLYLHDEYSVPHAYVDRSLRETVLWGMRKEIVVRVIEMENKETVHDLPIWRRNCRFPWETVDKDYQLYRHYSFSTCSMECFWKTQHQLCNCTHHLMPQLLNPPGIETLESQMCSFEGLTCLTEHSAEIAQARKQCDCLSSCVESEYFVVHKSEDFFAESEEDEGLVIVRLLSLPYERFVRNIVKTEMDLFIAFGGLIGLFYGWSLLSTIDFLITVCHLVIRFISSISN comes from the exons ATGGCAGACGA ATACTTTGGCGTAAATCGTGACCCAATTATTGACAGTCTCATCATTGATATAGCATTTTACGGGGGTACATGCTATTCCTGTGAAGAATGTCACTCAAGTACATCGCAGAACACGTCGGTGAACTGTGCTGCTCTACAAAATTTCACCGAAATAGTACGCCGTCATCGGGCACCCTGCGAAGAGCTAGTCATCGACTGCCACTGGCAAAGGGTGTCGTTTGATTGCTGCCGATTGTTTCGTCCGCTCGATACAGAATTTGGACGTTGTTTTAGTGTGAATACCGCAAACCACCATGATCTGTCTGGGCCACCTTCCCGGCGACTCACGAGCAATCGTGAAACGGGTCCAGGTTGGATAGGATTTCGGGTACTGGAGGACGTTCAGCTCTATCTGCACGATGAATACAGCGTACCACATGCATATGTCGATCGCTCACTGCGGGAAACGGTGCTGTGGGGCATGCGTAAGGAGATCGTGGTACGTGTTATAGAGatggaaaacaaagaaacggTGCACGATCTACCGATTTGGCGTCGCAATTGTCGTTTCCCTTGGGAAACTGTCGATAAAG ATTATCAACTGTACCGCCACTACAGTTTCTCCACGTGTTCTATGGAGTGTTTCTGGAAAACTCAACACCAGCTTTGTAACTGTACGCATCACTTAATGCCACAACTTCTGAATCCTCCAG GAATCGAAACACTTGAATCTCAAATGTGTTCCTTCGAAGGGCTCACCTGCCTCACCGAGCATTCGGCGGAAATTGCTCAGGCTCGTAAACAATGTGACTGCCTATCATCCTGCGTTGAATCAGAGTACTTCGTAGTCCACAAATCTGAAGA TTTCTTTGCGGAAAGTGAAGAGGATGAAGGCTTGGTTATAGTTCGACTTTTATCGTTACCTTACGAAAGATTCGTGCGCAACATTGTCAAGACGGAAATGGATCTGTTCA TTGCGTTCGGCGGTTTGATTGGACTATTCTACGGATGGTCGCTTCTGTCAACTATAGATTTTCTTATAACTGTTTGTCACCTCGTCATCCGGTTCATCAGCTCCATCTCTAACTAA
- the LOC120905993 gene encoding N-acetylgalactosaminyltransferase 7 → MRVTNIRGGRIFRIAVSLAIVIMILYMIATWSGVDHHTVKDAYNARLAAMRGHGGDVGNGEQDRNHPKEVPQLVEGLGNFEPADKPMVDGPGEGGKAYVLPEDQQNRATDAEMEYGMNIVVSDAISLDRTIKDTRLEECKHWDYPYHLPRTSVVIVFHNEGFSVLMRTVHSVLNRSPKHLLHEIILVDDYSDKEDLKGKLERYIERFDGMVRLIRNSEREGLIRTRSRGAKEATGEVIVYLDAHCEVNTNWLPPLLAPIHRDRTVMTVPIIDGIDHKTFEYRPVYADGHHYRGIFEWGMLYKENEVPRREQKRRKHDSEPYRSPTHAGGLFAINRKFFLELGAYDSGLLVWGGENFELSFKIWQCGGSIEWVPCSRVGHVYRGFMPYNFGKLANKKKGPLITINYKRVIETWFDGPYKEYFYTREPLARFLDMGDISEQLALKERLQCKSFQWYMDNVAYDVLDKYPMLPANVKWGELQNVGKEKCVDALGRQPPAVIGLQQCHGQGHNQLIRLNGAGQLGVGERCIEAYNSEIKLAFCRLGTVDGPWQYDEQSGTLLHRTHKKCMGYQPQTRQLALMPCDINNAYQSWKFKEIQPHW, encoded by the coding sequence ATGCGCGTGACGAACATACGGGGCGGCCGGATTTTCCGGATCGCAGTTAGCCTGGCAATCGTGATCATGATCCTGTACATGATTGCGACCTGGTCCGGCGTGGACCACCACACGGTGAAGGACGCGTACAATGCCCGGCTGGCGGCGATGCGCGGACACGGCGGTGACGTCGGCAACGGCGAGCAGGACCGGAACCACCCGAAGGAGGTGCCGCAGCTGGTGGAGGGCCTGGGCAACTTCGAGCCGGCGGACAAACCGATGGTGGACGGGCCGGGCGAGGGCGGCAAGGCGTACGTGCTGCCCGAGGACCAGCAAAACCGGGCGACCGATGCGGAGATGGAGTACGGCATGAACATCGTGGTGTCGGACGCGATCTCGCTCGATCGCACGATCAAGGACACGCGGCTGGAGGAGTGCAAGCACTGGGACTACCCGTACCACCTGCCGCGCACCAGCGTCGTGATCGTGTTCCACAACGAGGGCTTCAGCGTGCTGATGCGCACGGTCCACTCGGTGCTGAACCGCTCGCCGAAGCACCTGCTGCACGAGATCATCCTCGTGGACGACTACTCGGACAAGGAGGACCTGAAGGGCAAGCTGGAGCGGTACATCGAGCGGTTCGACGGCATGGTGCGCCTGATACGGAACAGCGAGCGCGAGGGCCTGATCCGGACGCGGTCGCGCGGCGCCAAGGAAGCGACCGGCGAGGTGATCGTCTACCTGGACGCCCACTGCGAGGTCAACACGAACtggctgccgccgctgctggcCCCGATCCACCGGGACCGCACCGTCATGACCGTCCCGATCATCGACGGCATCGACCACAAGACGTTCGAGTACCGGCCGGTGTACGCGGACGGGCACCACTACCGCGGCATCTTCGAATGGGGCATGCTGTACAAGGAGAACGAGGTGCCGCGGCGGGAGCAGAAGCGCCGCAAGCACGACAGCGAGCCGTACCGCAGCCCGACCCACGCCGGCGGCCTGTTCGCCATCAACCGGAAGTTTTTCCTCGAGCTGGGCGCGTACGATTCCGGCCTGCTCGTCTGGGGCGGCGAGAACTTCGAGCTGAGCTTCAAGATTTGGCAGTGCGGCGGCAGCATCGAGTGGGTGCCGTGCTCGCGCGTCGGCCACGTCTACCGCGGCTTCATGCCGTACAACTTCGGCAAGCTCGCGAACAAGAAGAAGGGCCCGCTGATCACGATCAACTACAAGCGCGTCATCGAGACGTGGTTCGACGGGCCGTACAAGGAGTACTTCTACACGCGCGAGCCGCTCGCCCGCTTCCTCGACATGGGCGACATCAGCGAGCAGCTGGCGCTGAAGGAGCGGCTCCAGTGCAAGAGCTTCCAGTGGTACATGGACAACGTGGCGTACGACGTGCTGGACAAGTACCCGATGCTGCCGGCGAACGTGAAGTGGGGCGAGCTGCAGAACGTCGGCAAGGAGAAGTGCGTGGACGCGCTCGGCCGGCAGCCGCCCGCCGTCATCGGGCTGCAGCAGTGCCATGGCCAGGGCCACAATCAGCTCATTCGGCTAAACGGTGCGGGCCAGCTGGGCGTCGGGGAGCGCTGCATCGAGGCGTACAACTCCGAGATCAAGCTCGCCTTCTGCCGGCTCGGCACGGTCGACGGGCCGTGGCAGTACGACGAGCAGTCCGGCACGCTGCTGCACCGAACGCACAAAAAGTGTATGGGCTACCAGCCGCAAACCCGCCAGCTAGCGCTGATGCCGTGCGACATTAACAACGCGTACCAGTCGTGGAAGTTTAAAGAAATTCAACCGCACTGGTAA
- the LOC120906646 gene encoding 40S ribosomal protein S14a gives MAPSRKNKVVKEEVQVSLGPQVRDGEVVFGVAHIYASFNDTFVHVTDLSGKETISRVTGGMKVKADRDEASPYAAMLAAQDVAEKCKSLGITALHIKLRATGGNRTKTPGPGAQSALRALARSSMKIGRIEDVTPIPSDSTRRKGGRRGRRL, from the exons ATGGCCCCGTCACGAAAGAACAAAGTTGTGAAGGAGGAAGTGCAAGTGTCGCTCGGACCGCAGGTTCGCGACGGTGAGGTCGTGTTTGGAGTGGCGCACATCTACGCCAGCTTCAACGATACCTTTGTCCACGTTACGGACCTGTCCGGCAAGGAAACCATCTCGCGCGTGACCGGCGGTATGAAGGTCAAAGCTGATCGCGATGAGGCCTCGCCCTACGCCGCTATGTTGGCCGCTCAG GACGTTGCGGAAAAGTGCAAATCGCTCGGCATCACCGCGCTTCACATTAAGCTGCGTGCTACGGGCGGAAACCGCACCAAAACGCCGGGACCGGGCGCCCAGTCGGCGCTGCGTGCGCTGGCGCGTTCCTCGATGAAGATTGGTCGCATCGAAGACGTTACGCCCATCCCGTCGGACTCCACTCGCCGAAAGGGTGGTCGTCGCGGTCGTCGTCTATAG
- the LOC120906530 gene encoding uncharacterized protein LOC120906530, translating to MQLHVRGLNTHVLDVQPGDSISHVKAVLAGLESVDAQELNLYCEGVPLGEDVTVSQLTSVELDLTVSLLGGKVHGSLARAGKVKGQTPKVEKKEKKKKKTGRAKRRIQYNRRFSSVVQAYGRRRGPNANSA from the exons ATGCAGCTGCACGTTCGAGGTCTAAATACGCACGTCTTGGACGTCCAGCCGGGTGACAGCATTAGCCATGTTAAG GCTGTTCTGGCAGGACTAGAGTCGGTCGACGCTCAGGAACTGAACCTCTACTGCGAAGGCGTACCACTCGGCGAGGATGTGACCGTGTCTCAGCTGACCTCGGTCGAGCTCGACCTCACCGTCAGCCTGCTCGGTGGTAAGGTGCACGGTTCGCTCGCCCGTGCCGGCAAAGTGAAGGGACAAACGCCCAAGGtcgaaaagaaggaaaagaagaagaagaagacgggCCGTGCTAAGCGTCGCATCCAGTACAACCGCCGTTTCTCGAGCGTGGTGCAGGCGTACGGCCGTCGCCGCGGTCCGAATGCCAACTCTGCCTAA